Proteins encoded together in one Staphylococcus aureus window:
- a CDS encoding GTP-binding protein → MAKIPVTVLSGYLGSGKTTLLNHILQNREGRRIAVIVNDMSEVNIDKDLVADGGGLSRTDEKLVELSNGCICCTLRDDLLKEVERLVKKGGIDQIVIESTGISEPVPVAQTFSYIDDELGIDLTAICRLDTMVTVVDANRFVHDINSEDLLMDRDQSVDETDERSIADLLIDQVEFCDVLIINKIDLISEEELAKLEKMLSALQPTAKIIKTTNSEVDLKEVLNTQRFDFEKASESAGWIKELESGGHASHTPETEEYGISSFVYKRRLPFHAKRFNDWLESMPNNVVRSKGIVWLAQYNHVACLLSQAGSSCNIHPVTYWVASMSEAQQTQILAERQDVAAEWDHEYGDRHTQFVIIGTELDEEKLTKELDACLVNAQEIDADWQQFEDPYQWQIRPAR, encoded by the coding sequence ATGGCTAAAATTCCAGTTACGGTATTAAGTGGTTATTTAGGCTCGGGGAAGACAACGTTGTTAAATCATATTTTACAAAATCGAGAAGGTCGACGTATCGCGGTAATTGTAAATGATATGAGTGAAGTAAATATCGATAAAGATCTTGTCGCAGATGGTGGGGGACTATCGCGTACAGATGAAAAATTAGTCGAACTTTCTAATGGTTGTATCTGTTGTACACTTAGAGACGATTTATTAAAAGAAGTTGAGCGTTTAGTGAAAAAAGGTGGCATCGATCAAATTGTTATTGAGTCAACAGGGATTTCAGAGCCAGTACCTGTTGCACAAACTTTCTCATATATTGATGATGAACTTGGCATTGATCTTACAGCGATTTGCCGTTTAGATACAATGGTTACAGTTGTGGATGCTAACCGCTTCGTACATGACATCAACTCAGAAGATTTATTGATGGATCGTGATCAAAGCGTTGACGAAACAGATGAGCGTTCGATTGCTGATTTATTAATTGACCAAGTTGAATTTTGTGATGTATTGATTATTAATAAAATTGATTTAATTAGTGAAGAAGAACTAGCGAAGTTAGAAAAAATGTTAAGCGCATTGCAACCGACTGCTAAAATTATTAAGACAACAAATTCTGAAGTAGATTTAAAAGAAGTCTTGAATACGCAGCGTTTTGATTTTGAAAAAGCGAGCGAGTCAGCAGGATGGATCAAAGAACTTGAGTCTGGTGGGCATGCATCGCATACACCTGAAACAGAAGAATATGGTATATCATCGTTTGTATATAAACGTCGTCTACCTTTCCATGCTAAAAGGTTCAATGATTGGTTAGAAAGCATGCCAAATAATGTCGTTCGATCAAAAGGTATCGTATGGCTAGCACAATACAATCACGTAGCATGTTTATTATCTCAAGCAGGGTCATCTTGCAATATTCATCCAGTTACATATTGGGTGGCTAGTATGTCTGAAGCGCAACAAACACAAATATTAGCAGAACGTCAAGATGTCGCAGCTGAATGGGATCACGAATATGGCGATCGTCATACACAATTTGTCATTATTGGTACAGAATTAGATGAAGAAAAATTAACAAAAGAACTCGACGCATGCTTAGTCAATGCGCAAGAAATTGATGCAGATTGGCAACAATTTGAAGATCCATATCAATGGCAAATTAGACCAGCACGATAA